One part of the Cyprinus carpio isolate SPL01 chromosome A25, ASM1834038v1, whole genome shotgun sequence genome encodes these proteins:
- the LOC109051088 gene encoding LOW QUALITY PROTEIN: protein unc-45 homolog A-like (The sequence of the model RefSeq protein was modified relative to this genomic sequence to represent the inferred CDS: deleted 1 base in 1 codon) — translation MSQDSSTLREEGNNHFKAGDVEQALICYTKALKISDCRSENAVLYRNRAACYLKLEDFTKAEADATKALDVDQGDIKARFRRAQALQKLGWLDQAFMDAQTCAQLEPKNKAFQDLLRQLGAQIQQKAAQLSSTDSQVQQMFKLLLDSSAPISDRQKAAQNLVVLSREDAGAEQIFRNDGVKLLQNLLDSQQEELILSALRTLVGLCTGHQSRTMAIVNEVGMDRLCGVMASAASTVSLSACHLLQVMFEALTEGMKKEIRGKDEAILPEPSRELRSMLHHLIDMLPASSVSGAGRDSAINLLVKQVPRKSLKNPDNSLTLWVIDQGLKKILEVAGTVPEVEGGLPLTDNTPMSCSVLLNKLYDDLKSDKERENFNKLCEEYVQRHFGSSDMENKLRAIQTVSVLLQGPSDVGNRTLELSGVMDAVISLCASENITQQQVAVEALIHAAGKAKRASFITANGVALLKDLYKKSENDRIRVRALVGLCKLGSAGGTDFSMKQFAEGSTLKLTKQCRKWLCNEALPPTSRRWAIEGLAYLTLDADVKEDLVEDKKALQAMFELAKSEDKTVLYAVGSTLVNCTNSYDVEKPDPQMVELAKYAKQHVPEEHPKDVQSFVEKRVVKLLEAGVVSAMVCMVKQESPALTEACRECIARVILALVERQEDRGLVVAQGGGKALLPLVSESTDRGKFKAAQALAKITITSNPEIAFPGERVYEVVRPLVSLLALDCTMLQNFEALMALTNLAGISERLRQKIIKEKAVPKIEGFMFEDHDMVRAAATECMCNLALSTEVQKLYLATDSDRLKLLVLYSGEDDERLRKAASGTLAVLTGEMPELCTCIPGTTSHWLEIFQALLLSENQDLRHRGVVIIMNLMQADKSLAEKLMESEALEILSVLAKGDNPNQASIQKAAQRCLDLAIEYGLIRSNESGVNGNII, via the exons ATGTCCCAGGACTCCTCTACACTGAGAGAGGAAGGAAACAACCATTTTAAAGCCGGAGATGTGGAACAAGCTCTCATCTGCTACACCAAAGCTCTAAAGATCAGCGACTGTCGATCCGAGAATGCAGTTCTGTACCGCAACCGAGCAGCATGCTATCTTAAACTAGAAGACTTTACCAAAGCCGAGGCAGATGCCACCAAAG CTTTGGACGTAGATCAAGGTGACATCAAGGCCCGATTTCGTCGAGCGCAGGCTCTGCAGAAGCTCGGATGGTTAGACCAGGCGTTTATGGATGCTCAGACATGTGCACAGCTGGAACCCAAGAATAAAGCTTTCCAGGACCTGCTCAGACAGCTAGGAGCACAGATCCAGCAGAAG GCAGCACAGCTCTCCTCCACAGACTCACAAGTTCAACAGATGTTCAAACTCCTTCTGGACAGTTCC GCTCCGATTTCAGACAGACAGAAG GCTGCTCAGAACCTGGTGGTGCTTTCACGCGAGGACGCAGGCGCTGAGCAGATCTTCAGGAATGATGGCGTCAAACTCCTCCAGAATCTTCTTGATTCCCAGCAGGAGGAACTGATCCTTTCTGCTCTCAGAACTCTGGTTGGCCTGTGCACCGGACACCAGTCAAGG acCATGGCCATTGTGAACGAGGTGGGCATGGACAGGTTGTGCGGCGTCATGGCTTCTGCTGCTTCCACCGTGTCTCTTTCGGCGTGCCATCTGCTCCAGGTGATGTTCGAGGCTCTTACGGAGGGCATGAAGAAAGAGATAAGAGGGAAAGATGAGGCCATACTGCCAG AACCCTCCCGTGAGTTGCGTTCCATGTTGCATCATCTAATTGACATGCTTCCTGCATCCAGCGTGTCTGGAGCCGGACGTGACAGCGCCATCAACCTGCTAGTTAAACAGGTGCCGCGAAAATCCTTGAAAAACCCAGACAACTCTCTCACCCTGTGGGTCATCGACCAGG GGCTGAAGAAGATTCTAGAAGTTGCAGGAACTGTACCCGAGGTCGAGGGTGGGCTGCCGCTCACAGACAACACTCCTATGAGCTGCTCCGTCCTACTTAATAAGCTTTATGATGACCTGAAGAGTGATAAAGAGAGGGAAAACTTCAACAAGCTCTGTGAGGAATATGTCCA GCGTCACTTTGGCAGCTCAGATATGGAGAATAAACTACGAGCGATACAGACGGTTTCTGTTCTGCTGCAGGGTCCCAGTGATGTTGGAAATCGCACCCTGGAGCTGAGCGGTGTCATGGATGCTGTCATTTCCCTTTGTGCGTCTGAAAACATCACTCAGCAGCAGGTGGCAGTGGAGGCACTCATTCACGCCGCCGGCAAAGCCAAGAGAGCCTCCTTCATCACAGCCAATGGAGTCGCTCTGCTGAAAGACCTGTACAAGAAGAGCGAAAATGACCGAATACGTGTGCGAGCACTAGTG GGGTTGTGCAAACTTGGCTCCGCTGGGGGCACAGATTTCAGCATGAAGCAGTTTGCAGAAGGTTCAACTCTCAAACTCACCAAGCAGTGCAGGAA GTGGCTCTGCAACGAAGCTCTTCCCCCAACATCCCGGCGATGGGCCATCGAGGGTCTGGCCTACCTCACGCTGGACGCCGATGTGAAAGAGGACCTGGTGGAGGATAAGAAAGCCCTTCAGGCCATGTTTGAGCTGGCTAAG TCTGAAGACAAAACAGTGTTATATGCTGTTGGATCGACACTGGTTAACTGCACCAACAGCTATGATGTTGAGAAGCCAGACCCTCAGATGGTGGAACTAGCTAAATATGCTAAACAGCATGTACCTGAGGAGCATCCAAAG GATGTCCAATCGTTTGTAGAGAAGAGGGTGGTGAAGCTCTTGGAGGCCGGGGTGGTGTCAGCGATGGTTTGTATGGTGAAACAAGAGAGTCCCGCCCTCACAGAGGCCTGCAGAGAGTGCATCGCCAG GGTGATTTTGGCTCTGGTGGAGAGACAGGAGGACAGAGGGTTAGTTGTGGCACAAGGAGGAGGAAAA GCCTTGCTACCACTAGTTTCTGAGAGCACAGATCGGGGGAAGTTCAAAGCAGCGCAAGCTCTGGCCAAGATCACCATCACATCCAACCCTGAGATTGCATTTCCAGGCGAGAGG GTCTATGAGGTGGTGAGACCCCTGGTCAGTCTTTTGGCACTTGACTGCACGATGCTGCAGAACTTTGAGGCTCTGATGGCCCTCACCAACCTGGCTGGCATCAGTGAGAGACTCAG GCAGAAGATCATTAAGGAGAAAGCCGTGCCTAAAATAGAGGGCTTCATGTTTGAGGATCACGACATGGTCCGTGCTGCTGCCACAGAGTGCATGTGCAATCTTGCCTTAAGCACTGAG GTGCAGAAGCTTTACCTGGCTACAGACAGTGACCGTCTCAAGTTGCTGGTGCTCTACAGTGGTGAAGATGATGAGCGGCTGAGGAAGGCCGCGTCAGGCACACTGGCCGTGCTGACCGGAGAGATGCCCGAGCTGTGTACATGTATTCCTGGCACA ACGAGCCACTGGCTGGAGATCTTCCAGGCTCTGCTGCTCAGCGAAAATCAGGACCTGCGGCATCGTGGGGTGGTTATCATAATGAACCTCATGCAGGCCGACAAAAGCCTAGCTGAGAAACTGATGGAGAGTGAGGCACTGGAGATCCTTTCTGTCCTGGCTAAAGGAGACAATCCCAACCAGGCCTCCATTCAGAAAGCCGCCCAGCGCTGCTTGGATCTGGCCATTGAGTACGGGCTCATTCGGAGCAATGAGAGCGGAGTTAATGGTAATATCATATAA
- the LOC109051094 gene encoding GDP-D-glucose phosphorylase 1: MADSSFFTYTNKDFINDVCSGQQTRSRFDIALRSRWTEKRNAGLFRYHLDDLETRVLPGPCGYIAQLNIMRGIERRKPQEILSVRQNFDPKQFNFNKINPKELLFELLKESESSCEAICHQNGSKKKCKVIINVSPLEFGHCLLVPEPDTCHPQILTPLAVQMGIETVLLSADPGFRVGFNSLGGFASVNHLHLHGYYLNHQLRIETSPVEPILPKKNLYRLLDFPVGFLFYTQGPNLDLTVNAVCGLTDAMVDRNIAHNIFITRGCPPQRERDPSSSRNGVRVIVWPRLSCFGAKEESAFNVALCELAGHLPFKNREDYETVTEEGVQDIIRKYLLPQEEFSELQKHVMKCL; this comes from the coding sequence ATGGCTGATTCTTCTTTTTTCACCTACACTAACAAGGACTTTATAAATGATGTTTGTTCTGGCCAGCAGACCAGGTCGAGATTTGACATTGCGTTGCGCTCCCGATGGACTGAGAAGAGGAACGCCGGGTTGTTCCGGTACCATCTGGACGATCTGGAGACGCGCGTGCTCCCCGGTCCGTGTGGCTACATCGCTCAGCTGAACATCATGAGAGGCATCGAGAGACGAAAACCTCAAGAGATCCTGAGCGTCCGGCAGAACTTTGACCCGAAGCAGTTCAATTTCAACAAGATCAACCCGAAAGAGCTGCTGTTTGAATTACTGAAAGAGAGCGAAAGCTCGTGCGAAGCCATATGCCATCAAAATGGTTCAAAAAAGAAGTGCAAAGTCATCATAAACGTAAGTCCGTTAGAATTCGGGCACTGTTTGCTCGTACCAGAACCGGACACGTGTCACCCTCAGATACTGACACCTTTGGCGGTTCAGATGGGGATAGAAACGGTTCTGCTGAGCGCTGATCCGGGATTCAGAGTTGGTTTCAACAGCCTGGGTGGTTTTGCTTCAGTCAACCATCTCCATCTTCACGGCTACTACCTAAACCACCAACTGAGGATTGAAACCTCCCCAGTAGAACCCATCCTGCCTAAAAAGAACTTGTATCGCCTTCTGGACTTCCCAGTAGGCTTTCTGTTCTACACCCAGGGTCCAAACCTGGATTTGACAGTCAATGCAGTTTGCGGTCTCACTGATGCTATGGTTGACAGGAACATCGCACACAACATCTTCATCACTCGAGGTTGCCCTCCACAGAGGGAGCGTGACCCGTCTTCTTCCCGAAACGGGGTGAGGGTTATCGTATGGCCCCGGCTGTCCTGTTTTGGGGCCAAAGAAGAGTCGGCCTTCAACGTTGCCCTGTGTGAGCTCGCCGGACACCTTCCCTTCAAAAACAGAGAAGACTATGAGACCGTCACTGAGGAGGGGGTCCAAGACATAATCCGGAAATATCTGCTGCCCCAAGAAGAGTTCAGTGAATTGCAAAAGCATGTCATGAAATGTTTATAG